The following proteins are co-located in the Desulfoscipio sp. XC116 genome:
- a CDS encoding electron transfer flavoprotein subunit beta/FixA family protein, whose protein sequence is MKIIVLIKQVPSTANTRMDPEKGTVIRDAGDTVLNPLDEHAVTEAVKIKKLIPGTKIIALTMGPPSAKKILNEACARGVDEGVLLSHKAFGGSDTVATAHVLAAAVKQIGNYDLLLAGEKATDGETGQTGPMTAALLNIPVITFAQSLTVLDNKIHVQRMVEEGIEELSVNLPALVTVIKEINKPPLPTIRGYLLAKKVPIPIWGPDDINIEPGRVGLKGSSTRVVKIFSPRLVRNTKFRIANTEEGIISSVNTIMEVLTNRSLISKGDNHGS, encoded by the coding sequence ATGAAAATAATTGTTCTTATTAAACAAGTTCCCAGCACAGCCAATACCCGTATGGACCCCGAAAAGGGAACCGTAATCAGAGATGCGGGTGATACGGTACTCAATCCCCTTGATGAACATGCCGTCACCGAGGCGGTAAAAATAAAGAAATTAATACCGGGCACTAAAATTATTGCGTTAACTATGGGGCCGCCATCGGCTAAAAAGATTTTAAATGAAGCTTGTGCCAGAGGTGTTGATGAGGGTGTTTTGCTGTCACACAAAGCCTTTGGCGGCTCGGACACAGTGGCGACAGCCCATGTTTTGGCGGCGGCTGTTAAACAAATAGGCAATTATGATTTGCTGCTGGCCGGTGAAAAAGCTACAGATGGTGAAACAGGTCAAACAGGTCCCATGACGGCGGCTTTGTTGAATATTCCCGTTATAACCTTTGCGCAAAGTCTTACCGTGTTGGATAATAAGATCCATGTACAAAGGATGGTGGAAGAGGGAATTGAGGAACTTTCCGTTAACTTGCCGGCACTGGTGACGGTGATAAAAGAAATTAATAAGCCCCCTCTCCCCACTATAAGGGGATATTTACTGGCCAAAAAAGTTCCTATCCCAATTTGGGGCCCGGATGATATCAATATTGAACCCGGCAGGGTAGGACTTAAAGGATCTTCCACGCGCGTAGTTAAAATATTTAGCCCCAGGCTCGTAAGAAATACCAAATTTCGCATCGCCAACACGGAAGAAGGCATAATCAGTTCGGTAAACACTATCATGGAAGTGCTTACGAACCGCAGTTTAATTAGTAAGGGTGATAATCATGGAAGTTAG